From Akkermansiaceae bacterium, one genomic window encodes:
- a CDS encoding Gfo/Idh/MocA family oxidoreductase yields the protein MKPFSRRHFLHLGAAAAAVPFLNLRAQEGGGKKLGIAFVGLGDYATKHLAPAVKATSNARVAGVVTGSPDKVPAWQKEYGIPDGNVYSYENFDSIKDNKDIDVVYVVTPTGLHAEYAIRAAEAGKHVICEKPMAPTVEDCDRMIAAAKKAGVTLQIGYRLHWDPYHLQLMDALKTKKYGDWKSIEVGNGYKVNNFTGHNAWRIKKDMGVAGALYDVGVYAVQGALYTAQVNPISVTAKKSTERPDIFKEVPETYEWTLEFPGGRKSDGFSSYGRSGNYVRAELEKGKIEISPSYGYGGQKGFTPDGAMAHLVVNQQALQIEGQIAAILSKQPSRVPGEMGRRDIGVIRGIVEAADTGSAVKLADLGY from the coding sequence ATGAAACCATTCAGCCGCCGTCATTTCCTGCATCTCGGCGCCGCCGCCGCGGCCGTCCCGTTCCTGAATCTCCGCGCCCAGGAGGGTGGCGGGAAGAAACTCGGCATCGCCTTCGTCGGGCTGGGGGACTACGCGACCAAGCATCTGGCCCCGGCGGTGAAGGCGACTTCCAATGCCCGGGTGGCAGGCGTGGTGACGGGTTCCCCGGACAAGGTCCCCGCGTGGCAGAAGGAATACGGCATCCCGGATGGCAACGTGTACAGCTACGAGAATTTCGACTCCATCAAGGACAACAAGGACATCGACGTGGTCTATGTGGTGACCCCCACCGGCCTGCACGCGGAGTATGCCATCCGCGCGGCGGAGGCGGGGAAACACGTCATCTGTGAGAAGCCGATGGCTCCGACCGTGGAGGACTGCGACCGCATGATCGCCGCGGCGAAGAAAGCGGGCGTCACCCTCCAGATCGGTTACCGCCTCCACTGGGATCCCTACCACCTCCAGTTGATGGATGCGCTCAAGACGAAGAAATACGGCGACTGGAAATCCATCGAGGTGGGGAACGGCTACAAGGTGAACAACTTCACCGGTCACAACGCTTGGCGGATCAAGAAGGACATGGGCGTTGCGGGTGCGCTCTATGATGTAGGCGTCTATGCCGTGCAGGGCGCGCTCTACACCGCGCAGGTGAACCCCATTTCCGTCACCGCGAAGAAATCCACGGAGCGTCCTGACATCTTCAAGGAAGTGCCGGAAACCTACGAGTGGACGCTGGAGTTCCCCGGCGGCAGGAAATCGGATGGCTTCTCCAGCTACGGGCGGAGCGGCAACTACGTGCGGGCGGAACTGGAAAAAGGGAAGATCGAGATTTCCCCCTCCTATGGCTACGGCGGGCAGAAGGGGTTCACTCCGGATGGTGCGATGGCCCACCTGGTGGTGAATCAGCAAGCCCTGCAGATCGAAGGGCAGATCGCCGCCATCCTGTCGAAGCAGCCGAGCCGCGTGCCGGGCGAAATGGGCCGCCGCGACATCGGCGTGATCCGTGGCATCGTGGAAGCGGCGGACACAGGTTCCGCGGTGAAACTCGCGGATCTCGGCTACTGA
- a CDS encoding beta-ketoacyl-[acyl-carrier-protein] synthase family protein, translated as MGDDWAGNAAGFREGKTTFRPITLFDVSKQRVGTAGQVDLPGTSPSPRISSRAWSRMDRGTKLAWIAAREALASAGLDGGVMPIVVGTSAAAMPIGEEYYKEALRPGRRRHDQFSRVEWYQSQRQLTNMARLLDVEGPLRIISNACASGANAIGHAFHLVRSGRAERVLAGGYDALSQLVFAGFDALQALSPSGIPRPFDAARDGLALGEGAGFVVVESAEAAKQRGARVIAEVLGYGAATDIHHLTQPQPEGDAALSTMQAACRMAGLSPEQIDYINSHGTGTPLNDIAEGNAIRRWAGPATPGVKVSSTKSSIGHLLGGAGAVESVISLIALENQFLPANLNVREADPVCTFDLIREPRGATVSRVLTNSFGFGGANATLIFAKEGLR; from the coding sequence ATGGGGGATGATTGGGCGGGAAATGCGGCCGGATTCCGCGAAGGAAAGACCACCTTCCGTCCCATCACCCTGTTCGACGTGTCGAAGCAACGGGTGGGCACCGCCGGACAGGTCGATCTGCCGGGAACGTCCCCTTCCCCACGCATTTCCTCCAGGGCGTGGTCCCGCATGGACCGCGGCACGAAGCTCGCCTGGATCGCCGCCCGTGAGGCCCTCGCCAGCGCAGGGCTGGATGGTGGTGTGATGCCCATCGTGGTAGGCACTTCCGCCGCCGCCATGCCCATCGGCGAGGAATACTACAAGGAGGCCCTGCGGCCCGGTCGCCGCCGCCATGACCAGTTTTCCCGGGTGGAGTGGTACCAGTCACAGAGGCAGCTCACGAACATGGCCCGCCTGCTGGATGTGGAAGGCCCCCTGCGGATCATCTCTAACGCCTGCGCGTCCGGTGCGAATGCCATCGGCCATGCCTTCCATCTCGTCAGATCCGGTCGGGCGGAACGCGTGCTCGCCGGTGGCTATGACGCGCTCTCACAGCTCGTCTTCGCCGGGTTCGACGCGCTCCAGGCGCTCAGCCCTTCCGGCATCCCCCGCCCCTTTGACGCCGCGCGGGATGGCCTCGCCCTCGGCGAAGGTGCTGGCTTCGTTGTCGTGGAATCCGCGGAAGCGGCGAAGCAACGCGGAGCACGGGTGATCGCCGAAGTCCTCGGCTACGGTGCGGCAACGGACATCCACCACCTCACCCAGCCGCAACCAGAGGGTGACGCCGCCCTTTCCACCATGCAGGCGGCCTGCCGGATGGCGGGGCTGTCGCCGGAGCAGATCGACTACATCAACTCCCACGGCACAGGCACCCCGCTCAATGACATCGCCGAGGGAAATGCGATCCGGCGATGGGCGGGACCGGCCACTCCCGGCGTGAAAGTCAGCTCCACGAAATCCTCCATCGGCCACCTGCTGGGCGGCGCGGGCGCGGTGGAGTCCGTGATCAGCCTCATCGCGCTGGAGAACCAGTTTCTGCCCGCGAATCTCAATGTCCGTGAAGCCGATCCCGTGTGCACCTTTGACCTGATCCGTGAACCGCGCGGGGCGACGGTCAGCCGCGTGCTCACCAACTCGTTCGGCTTCGGCGGTGCGAATGCCACGCTCATCTTCGCCAAGGAGGGCCTGCGATGA
- a CDS encoding acyl--CoA ligase: MLYLRWLETSRRHAARPAVFDSGRVVSFSELAERVEQAPVAECTLVARTGDAGFFVTILRAWRDGVAVIPIEKDAPEPVLKCDPPEGTCLVKYTPGSSGVPRAIFFRDRQVIADGDRLFHAMGLSPQVPNLAVISLAHSYGFSNVVMQMILHGVPVCLAAVPFPRVVEEICREQESVTIPAVPSIWRAWHRAGILPSLPVKLAVSAGAPLSLLLEREIFEAAGLKIHNFYGASECGGISFDATTTPRDQPDMVGTPLPGVSVSIGAMGRLLVESDAVGTGYDEGRDDDQLKDGRYLTRDIAFLDGESILHLSCSTGGAINVSGRKISPSKVEAALMATGLLRRVRVFGVPSPDPDRFEEILALYDAGPGVTVEALKHATSSRLELWELPRHWYDAPELWQLDAAALKAKWVAKEL, encoded by the coding sequence ATGCTCTATCTCCGTTGGCTGGAAACCTCAAGGCGGCATGCCGCCCGACCTGCTGTTTTCGACAGCGGGCGAGTCGTTTCCTTCTCGGAGCTGGCGGAGAGGGTGGAGCAGGCACCCGTGGCGGAATGCACGTTGGTTGCCAGGACAGGGGATGCTGGATTTTTCGTGACCATCCTCCGCGCGTGGCGTGATGGGGTGGCAGTCATCCCCATCGAAAAGGATGCGCCGGAGCCGGTCCTGAAATGCGACCCACCGGAGGGAACCTGTCTGGTGAAATACACACCCGGGTCCAGCGGGGTGCCACGGGCGATCTTCTTCAGGGACCGGCAGGTGATCGCCGACGGGGACCGGTTGTTCCATGCGATGGGGCTTTCCCCGCAGGTGCCGAACCTGGCGGTCATCTCGCTGGCCCACTCCTATGGCTTTTCGAACGTGGTGATGCAGATGATCCTGCACGGCGTTCCTGTCTGTCTCGCGGCGGTGCCATTTCCACGGGTGGTGGAGGAAATCTGCCGCGAGCAGGAATCGGTCACCATCCCGGCGGTGCCGTCGATCTGGCGGGCTTGGCACCGGGCGGGCATTCTGCCATCCCTGCCGGTGAAGCTGGCGGTATCCGCGGGAGCGCCGCTGTCGCTCCTGCTGGAGCGGGAGATCTTCGAAGCCGCTGGGCTGAAGATCCACAATTTCTACGGAGCCAGTGAATGTGGCGGCATTTCCTTTGATGCGACGACCACGCCCCGGGACCAACCGGACATGGTCGGGACGCCCTTGCCCGGTGTGTCCGTCTCCATCGGTGCGATGGGGCGTCTGTTGGTGGAAAGTGATGCGGTCGGCACCGGCTATGACGAGGGGCGCGACGATGACCAGCTGAAGGACGGCCGGTATCTGACGCGGGACATCGCCTTTCTGGACGGGGAGTCCATCCTCCATCTCTCCTGCAGCACGGGTGGAGCGATCAATGTCTCCGGCAGGAAGATCAGCCCTTCCAAGGTGGAGGCCGCGCTCATGGCGACGGGGCTTCTCCGCCGCGTCCGGGTCTTCGGCGTGCCCAGTCCGGACCCGGACCGGTTCGAGGAAATACTCGCACTCTATGACGCCGGGCCGGGTGTTACGGTCGAGGCGCTGAAGCACGCGACCTCCAGCCGTCTGGAGTTGTGGGAGCTGCCCCGCCACTGGTATGATGCGCCGGAACTCTGGCAACTGGACGCCGCCGCGCTGAAGGCGAAATGGGTGGCGAAGGAACTCTGA
- a CDS encoding PLP-dependent transferase, translating into MRDLIADPAWQEEDLGAPLPDSLHACSVCLPTWDAIVGYEEGREKVTRRMRTGYPRFFRHPLVERLFTTAKSEVAGENEEVIVLPTRGAVQRAHRWVERQSSTAVRIASFHGLQVLVVPAKAKADAQYYWRFSGEVVSSRQAEDFLEGKLREGSKSHLVARSVAKYLNIPAEDVFIFTSGMSAVTAVQRALPGMLEGKKTLQIEFPYVDSLKIQELFGHGVVYLNEAVGESFDEALQRIRQGEFAGVFTEVPSNPLLRTIDLKRVAEACAEGNTPLVVDDSAAGPLNVDALKYADVVTGSLTKWVSGAGDVMAGMAGVRDRSPFAKQFRQSLAEDSTENAPLYIGDAEVLLSNMKGYTARMKIINENGLALAKWLAAHPAVAEVWHPSLVNTEHYQDVMRPGGGFGGLLSFVLKSQKKTPKVYDSLRFSKGPSFGTSFTLVCPYTMLAHYTELEWAEGCGVSANLLRVSVGQESLEHIISVFEEALSHA; encoded by the coding sequence ATGCGTGACCTGATTGCGGACCCTGCGTGGCAAGAAGAGGATCTGGGGGCACCGCTCCCAGATTCCCTGCACGCGTGCTCGGTATGTCTCCCTACCTGGGATGCCATTGTGGGCTATGAGGAAGGACGTGAAAAAGTCACGCGCCGGATGCGCACGGGCTATCCACGGTTTTTCCGCCATCCACTTGTGGAGCGCCTGTTCACCACCGCGAAAAGCGAGGTCGCCGGGGAAAATGAGGAAGTCATCGTGCTGCCTACCCGCGGTGCCGTCCAGCGCGCCCACCGGTGGGTGGAGCGCCAGTCATCGACCGCCGTCCGGATCGCCAGCTTCCATGGCCTCCAGGTGCTGGTGGTGCCCGCGAAGGCCAAGGCCGACGCACAATACTACTGGAGGTTCTCCGGCGAGGTCGTGAGCAGCCGCCAGGCGGAGGATTTCCTGGAAGGCAAGCTGCGCGAAGGATCGAAGTCCCATCTCGTCGCACGCTCTGTCGCCAAATATCTCAATATCCCTGCGGAGGATGTCTTCATTTTCACCAGCGGCATGTCCGCCGTCACCGCGGTCCAGCGCGCTCTCCCGGGCATGCTGGAGGGCAAGAAAACCCTGCAGATCGAGTTCCCCTATGTGGACTCCCTCAAAATCCAGGAACTCTTCGGCCATGGCGTTGTCTATCTGAACGAAGCCGTCGGCGAATCCTTCGACGAAGCTCTCCAGCGCATCCGCCAAGGCGAATTCGCCGGAGTCTTCACGGAGGTCCCCAGCAACCCTCTCCTCCGCACCATCGACCTCAAGCGTGTCGCGGAGGCATGTGCGGAGGGCAACACTCCTCTGGTGGTGGATGACTCCGCCGCCGGTCCGCTGAACGTGGACGCACTGAAATACGCGGATGTGGTGACCGGCAGCCTCACGAAATGGGTGTCCGGTGCGGGCGATGTCATGGCTGGCATGGCAGGGGTGCGCGACAGATCCCCATTCGCAAAACAGTTCCGCCAATCCCTCGCGGAAGACTCCACGGAAAACGCACCGCTTTACATCGGAGATGCGGAGGTCCTCCTTTCCAACATGAAGGGCTACACGGCCCGGATGAAGATCATCAACGAAAACGGCCTGGCGCTCGCCAAGTGGCTTGCGGCCCATCCCGCCGTCGCCGAGGTGTGGCACCCGTCGCTGGTCAATACGGAGCACTACCAGGACGTCATGCGTCCCGGCGGAGGCTTCGGCGGATTGCTTTCCTTCGTCTTGAAGTCGCAGAAAAAAACCCCGAAGGTCTATGACTCCCTGCGCTTCAGCAAGGGTCCCAGCTTCGGCACCTCGTTCACACTCGTCTGCCCCTACACCATGCTCGCGCACTACACCGAGCTTGAATGGGCGGAAGGATGCGGTGTGTCGGCGAACTTGCTGCGGGTATCCGTCGGGCAGGAATCGCTGGAGCACATCATCTCCGTGTTCGAGGAAGCGCTGTCACACGCCTGA
- a CDS encoding HupE/UreJ family protein, producing the protein MMRVLIGSIIALAAAGAVIPTYFLSGFTHVLPDGLDHVLFILGLFFLSRSFPLLLLQMTLFTVAHSLTLGLSLYGVIALPVEWIEVAIALSITFVAVENLYAGNRLRAWRPWVVFVSGLVHGMGFAHSFAATPIPREDFLPALFSFNLGVEFGQLAVLGLAYAAVALIWNRAWYRSAVERPACVLMALAGLGMAALRLG; encoded by the coding sequence ATGATGCGTGTCCTCATCGGGTCGATCATCGCGCTGGCCGCCGCCGGCGCGGTGATCCCGACGTATTTCCTGAGCGGGTTCACCCATGTCCTGCCGGACGGGCTGGACCACGTGCTGTTCATCCTGGGGCTGTTTTTCCTGAGCCGTAGCTTTCCGCTGCTTTTGCTCCAGATGACGTTGTTCACGGTGGCGCACTCGCTGACGCTGGGACTGTCCCTTTACGGAGTGATCGCCCTGCCGGTGGAGTGGATCGAGGTGGCCATCGCGCTCAGCATCACCTTCGTGGCGGTGGAAAACCTTTACGCCGGGAACCGCCTGCGGGCCTGGCGGCCGTGGGTCGTGTTTGTTTCCGGGCTGGTCCATGGGATGGGGTTCGCCCACTCGTTCGCGGCGACGCCGATCCCCCGTGAGGACTTCCTGCCCGCGTTGTTCAGCTTCAACCTGGGCGTGGAGTTCGGCCAACTGGCGGTGCTGGGCCTCGCCTATGCGGCGGTCGCCCTGATCTGGAACCGCGCCTGGTACCGCAGTGCGGTGGAAAGGCCCGCTTGTGTGCTGATGGCACTGGCCGGGCTGGGCATGGCGGCCCTGCGTCTGGGGTGA
- a CDS encoding TonB-dependent receptor plug domain-containing protein, whose translation MKFSRFSPFYLFVLSLGANAQSTNTSQELPTVEVVGKAEHLIGKARTSSQGQTSAKELAERPFLRRGELLESVPGVIITQHSGDGKANQYFVRGFNLDHGTDFSIFMDGQPVNFITHAHGQGYADLNPIIPELVESIDYWKGPFFAELGDLSTAGAAKFRFFDMLPSGIASFTIGEDNFYRGLVADTIDLSSGDGGLSVRSGLTYALEYNYYDGPWTMKSDSERANGFLKYFHEAGQDKFSLTAMAYTGDWNSTDQIPKRAIDDGTLSRFGNIDPTLGGNSNRYSLMAAWDREHTNGRTHVNAYAGYYDLDLFSNFTYVLGGGDQFEQKDERWFVGGEVRREWDFAEKNRLIVGVQTRNDFLNDIGLYNTTDRARTGTIRQDDVTVNTVGIFSSLDFHVNPWFRVQPGIRADFFHFDVDSDNPVNSGSDNDAIISPKLNLVFGPWNETELYVSGGYGFHSNDARGVNLGVDGVDPLVRTYGGEIGVRTEALENVVSTLSFFYLHSDSELLYVGDAGTSEAGPATERYGVEWATYWRPTEWLMVDNEVTLSEGKLKGVGGDDKIPGAVPFVWSAGITIGKQEGFFGTLRSRYFSPRPLIEDGSEESRASLQVNTRIGYRKNDWEVSLDCLNLLDRKDNDIEYFYESLMPGEAAGTGPTGGHEDIHLHPSEPRTFRVTFTKRF comes from the coding sequence ATGAAATTTTCCCGTTTTTCCCCATTCTACCTTTTCGTCCTCTCACTCGGCGCGAACGCCCAATCCACCAATACCTCCCAAGAGCTGCCCACCGTGGAGGTGGTCGGCAAGGCGGAGCACCTCATCGGCAAGGCACGGACCTCCTCACAGGGCCAGACCAGCGCCAAGGAACTCGCCGAGCGCCCGTTCCTCCGGCGCGGTGAACTGCTGGAATCCGTTCCCGGCGTCATCATCACGCAACACTCCGGCGACGGTAAGGCGAACCAGTATTTCGTCCGCGGCTTCAACCTCGACCACGGCACCGACTTCTCGATCTTCATGGACGGGCAGCCGGTGAATTTCATCACCCACGCCCACGGCCAGGGCTACGCCGACCTGAACCCGATCATCCCGGAACTGGTCGAATCCATCGACTACTGGAAAGGTCCGTTCTTCGCGGAGCTGGGCGACCTGAGCACCGCCGGAGCGGCCAAGTTCCGTTTCTTCGACATGCTGCCATCCGGGATCGCCAGCTTCACCATCGGCGAGGACAATTTCTACCGTGGCCTGGTCGCCGACACCATCGACCTCTCCTCCGGAGATGGCGGCCTGTCCGTCCGATCCGGCCTCACCTACGCGCTGGAGTACAACTACTATGACGGACCGTGGACGATGAAGTCCGACTCCGAGCGGGCGAACGGATTCCTCAAGTATTTCCACGAAGCGGGGCAGGACAAGTTCAGCCTCACCGCCATGGCCTACACCGGTGACTGGAACTCCACCGACCAGATCCCGAAGCGTGCGATCGACGACGGAACGCTCAGCCGCTTCGGTAACATCGACCCCACCCTGGGCGGGAACTCGAACCGCTACAGCCTGATGGCCGCGTGGGACCGTGAGCACACCAACGGCCGCACCCATGTGAACGCCTACGCCGGCTACTACGACCTCGATCTGTTCTCGAACTTCACCTACGTCCTCGGCGGCGGCGACCAGTTCGAGCAGAAGGACGAGCGCTGGTTCGTGGGCGGCGAGGTCCGCCGGGAGTGGGACTTCGCGGAAAAGAACCGCCTCATCGTGGGCGTGCAGACCCGCAATGATTTCCTCAACGACATCGGCCTCTACAACACCACCGACCGCGCGCGGACCGGCACCATCCGGCAGGATGACGTGACGGTGAACACGGTGGGCATCTTCAGCTCGCTCGACTTCCATGTGAATCCATGGTTCCGCGTGCAGCCGGGCATCCGGGCGGACTTTTTCCACTTCGACGTGGACAGCGACAACCCCGTGAACTCCGGCAGTGACAATGACGCCATCATCTCGCCGAAGCTGAACCTCGTCTTCGGGCCATGGAATGAAACCGAGCTTTATGTGAGCGGCGGCTACGGCTTCCACAGCAATGATGCCCGCGGCGTGAACCTCGGCGTGGACGGTGTGGATCCGCTGGTGCGCACCTACGGCGGGGAGATCGGCGTGCGGACGGAGGCCTTGGAGAACGTGGTCAGCACGCTTTCCTTCTTCTACCTCCACAGTGACTCCGAACTGCTGTATGTCGGGGATGCTGGTACATCGGAGGCCGGCCCCGCCACCGAGCGGTATGGCGTGGAGTGGGCCACCTACTGGCGTCCGACGGAGTGGCTGATGGTTGACAACGAAGTGACGCTCTCCGAAGGGAAGCTCAAGGGCGTGGGCGGCGATGACAAGATCCCGGGAGCCGTTCCGTTTGTCTGGAGCGCGGGCATCACGATCGGCAAGCAGGAAGGCTTCTTCGGCACCCTGCGGTCGCGCTATTTCAGCCCGCGGCCTCTCATCGAGGACGGCAGCGAGGAATCCCGCGCCAGCCTCCAGGTGAACACCCGCATCGGCTACCGGAAGAACGATTGGGAAGTCTCCCTGGACTGCCTGAACCTGCTCGACCGGAAGGACAACGACATCGAGTATTTCTACGAATCCCTGATGCCCGGGGAGGCGGCGGGCACCGGACCGACTGGCGGCCATGAGGACATCCACCTCCACCCTTCGGAACCAAGGACCTTCCGCGTGACCTTCACGAAGAGGTTCTGA
- a CDS encoding site-specific DNA-methyltransferase — MDRLDLQTPDLTARNVDRIARLFPNCVTETTDADGKTVRAIDFDLLRQELSPDLVDGPQERYRLDWPGKRAALALANSPIDKTLRPARQESVDFDTTGNLYIEGDNLDALKLLLESYHGKIRVIYTDPPYNTGNDFIYDDDFSMSREEYARGSGEVDEEGDALSATNGRTHSGWLSMMYPRLKLARNLLADDGVIFISIGDDEIANLKKLCNEIFGSDNFISQVTRIAKRTSDKGTHFRPTKDYILAYAKSIRDLPEFGVRKVRDIGDYTRSEKNGRRYKKSGASLFQPSLDSRPNQRYYIEAPDGSLIIPPGNVFPEERKDGSKVRPLSNADKVWRWSVDTYLRQRHLLIFTPASSRNPLLDEHGRQSKWNIYPKVYFDEDAEATLHPEDVIYDYPNSRGTKELKALGIPFPFCKPTELVAFLLRLIDGRDAIVLDFFSGSATTAHAVMKLNAEDGGNRRHIMVQLAEPCDDRSDARKAGYTTIAEIGKERLRRAGKKVLEEWRSRLPPGETPPDIGFRVLKVGSDSRTDEDLLFQVMLGCGVDLGLPIREETLAGKKVFFVAENALAACFATGVDDALIRELAERQPVRVVFRDSGFSTDVAKINAARLFRDLSPDTALKTL, encoded by the coding sequence ATGGATCGCCTCGACCTCCAGACTCCTGACCTCACTGCCCGGAATGTGGACCGGATCGCGAGGCTGTTTCCGAACTGCGTGACGGAAACCACGGACGCCGATGGAAAGACGGTTCGCGCCATCGACTTTGATCTGCTGCGGCAGGAGCTTTCGCCGGACTTGGTGGACGGCCCGCAGGAACGCTACCGGCTCGATTGGCCGGGAAAACGGGCTGCGCTCGCCCTGGCGAACTCCCCCATCGACAAGACCCTCCGCCCCGCCAGGCAGGAGTCGGTGGATTTCGACACCACCGGCAACCTCTACATCGAGGGCGACAACCTCGACGCGCTGAAGCTGCTCCTGGAGAGCTACCACGGCAAGATCAGGGTGATCTACACCGACCCTCCCTACAACACGGGCAACGACTTCATTTATGACGATGATTTCTCCATGAGCCGGGAAGAATATGCCCGCGGCTCCGGTGAAGTGGATGAGGAGGGCGACGCTCTGTCCGCGACGAATGGCCGCACTCACTCCGGATGGCTGTCCATGATGTATCCCCGGCTGAAGCTGGCGAGGAACCTGCTGGCGGATGATGGCGTGATTTTCATCAGCATCGGTGACGATGAGATCGCCAACCTGAAGAAGCTGTGCAACGAGATCTTCGGCAGCGACAACTTCATCTCCCAGGTCACGAGGATCGCGAAACGGACCTCCGACAAGGGGACCCACTTCCGCCCGACGAAGGACTACATCCTCGCCTATGCGAAGAGCATCCGGGACCTGCCGGAGTTCGGCGTCAGGAAGGTCCGGGACATCGGCGATTACACCCGGTCCGAGAAGAACGGCCGGAGATACAAAAAGAGCGGGGCGTCCCTGTTCCAGCCGTCGCTGGATTCCCGCCCGAACCAGCGGTATTACATCGAGGCACCGGACGGCAGCCTGATCATTCCTCCGGGCAATGTCTTCCCTGAGGAGCGCAAGGACGGCAGCAAAGTCAGACCCCTCTCCAACGCGGACAAGGTGTGGCGGTGGTCGGTGGACACCTATCTGCGGCAGAGGCATCTGCTGATCTTCACGCCGGCATCATCGAGAAACCCGCTGCTGGATGAGCATGGCAGGCAGTCGAAGTGGAACATCTACCCGAAGGTCTATTTCGACGAGGACGCCGAAGCGACGCTGCATCCGGAGGATGTCATCTACGACTACCCGAACTCCCGGGGGACGAAGGAGCTCAAGGCGCTTGGCATCCCCTTCCCCTTCTGCAAACCCACGGAACTGGTCGCCTTCCTGTTGCGGCTGATCGACGGCCGGGATGCCATCGTGCTCGATTTCTTCTCCGGATCCGCTACCACCGCCCACGCGGTCATGAAACTCAATGCGGAGGATGGTGGCAACCGCCGCCACATCATGGTCCAGCTTGCGGAGCCGTGCGATGACAGGAGCGACGCGCGGAAGGCCGGCTACACGACCATCGCGGAGATCGGCAAGGAGCGCCTCCGCCGTGCCGGAAAGAAGGTTCTGGAGGAATGGAGATCAAGGCTCCCTCCGGGAGAAACCCCGCCGGACATCGGCTTCCGCGTTCTGAAAGTCGGGAGCGACAGCCGCACGGATGAGGATCTGCTGTTCCAGGTGATGCTGGGCTGCGGTGTGGACCTGGGTCTGCCCATCCGGGAGGAAACACTCGCCGGGAAGAAGGTCTTCTTCGTCGCGGAGAACGCCTTGGCCGCTTGCTTCGCCACCGGGGTGGATGATGCCCTCATCCGGGAACTGGCGGAACGTCAGCCGGTCCGCGTGGTTTTCCGCGACAGCGGGTTTTCCACTGATGTGGCGAAGATCAACGCCGCCCGGCTTTTCAGGGATCTTAGTCCGGACACCGCGTTGAAAACGCTGTGA
- a CDS encoding GNAT family N-acetyltransferase encodes MIEVFSAVGESLQPYLADAARLRIAVFREYPYLYEGTEEYERGYLATYGESANAVIVLAVRDGRAVGISTGLPLSEADEAFQKPFLDAGWDISTVFYFGESVLAKEERGQGIGHRFFDEREKHAASLGYAVTAFCAVVRPDDHRLKPADYRTNEAFWNKRGYRQIPELQAEMEWQQVDSGELEVRNRLVFWIKGGNPAS; translated from the coding sequence ATGATTGAGGTCTTCAGTGCCGTGGGGGAATCGCTCCAGCCGTATCTGGCGGATGCGGCCCGGCTCAGGATCGCCGTTTTCCGCGAATATCCTTACCTCTACGAAGGCACGGAAGAGTATGAGCGCGGCTATTTGGCCACCTATGGAGAGTCCGCAAATGCCGTGATCGTCTTGGCGGTCCGTGACGGCCGCGCCGTCGGCATCTCCACGGGCCTGCCGCTGTCCGAAGCCGACGAAGCGTTCCAGAAGCCGTTTCTGGATGCAGGCTGGGACATCTCGACGGTGTTTTACTTCGGAGAATCCGTCCTGGCGAAGGAGGAACGCGGCCAAGGCATCGGGCACCGGTTTTTCGATGAGCGGGAAAAGCACGCCGCCAGCCTCGGCTACGCGGTCACCGCATTCTGTGCGGTCGTGCGCCCGGACGATCATCGATTGAAGCCAGCGGACTACCGGACCAACGAAGCCTTCTGGAACAAGCGGGGTTACCGACAGATTCCGGAACTGCAGGCGGAGATGGAGTGGCAGCAAGTGGACTCCGGGGAGCTGGAAGTCCGGAACCGGTTGGTTTTCTGGATTAAGGGTGGGAATCCGGCCTCCTGA